A window of the Pseudomonadota bacterium genome harbors these coding sequences:
- a CDS encoding branched-chain amino acid ABC transporter permease produces MLDGALLLQTCLNAIYAASYLSLIAVGLVLIFGVMRVVNFAHGELYMVGAYALFWVFSQNELPFFLGVAVAIVGVGLIGLIMERALFRPMRDNPLGGLIMSIGVLLMLQALAVQAFGVRKKSIPGPYHGSIELFGIEGLTISAQRLVVIAFAVVLLGALWAFLKRSKLGWALRAVAQDPEAASLQGISIGKISMLAMVLGAALAGAAGALTATIVPTGPYMGHSVIIAAFIVIIVGGVGSLEGAVIASILYAFVATFVTTFADGVIADIVGLLLMFAVLIVRPHGLFGKPERA; encoded by the coding sequence ATGCTTGACGGCGCACTGCTGCTTCAGACCTGTCTCAATGCGATCTATGCGGCGAGCTATCTGTCGCTGATCGCCGTCGGCCTGGTGCTGATCTTCGGTGTGATGCGCGTCGTCAACTTCGCGCACGGCGAACTTTACATGGTCGGCGCGTACGCGCTGTTCTGGGTGTTCTCTCAGAACGAGCTGCCGTTCTTCCTGGGCGTCGCGGTCGCTATCGTCGGTGTCGGTCTGATCGGGCTCATCATGGAGCGCGCGCTGTTCCGCCCGATGCGCGATAACCCGCTCGGCGGCCTCATCATGTCGATCGGTGTCCTGTTGATGCTGCAGGCGCTCGCGGTCCAAGCCTTTGGCGTCCGCAAGAAATCCATACCCGGGCCCTATCACGGCAGCATCGAACTCTTCGGCATCGAGGGCCTGACGATCTCGGCCCAGCGTCTGGTCGTGATCGCCTTCGCCGTTGTGCTGTTAGGCGCGCTGTGGGCGTTTCTGAAGCGTAGCAAACTCGGCTGGGCGCTGCGCGCGGTCGCCCAGGATCCAGAAGCCGCCTCGCTGCAGGGCATTTCGATCGGCAAGATTTCCATGCTCGCCATGGTGCTGGGGGCGGCGTTGGCCGGTGCGGCCGGCGCGCTGACCGCCACCATCGTGCCGACCGGCCCCTATATGGGCCACTCGGTCATCATCGCCGCCTTCATCGTCATCATCGTCGGCGGGGTCGGCAGCCTTGAAGGCGCCGTTATCGCCTCGATCCTCTATGCCTTCGTCGCGACGTTCGTCACCACCTTCGCCGATGGCGTCATCGCCGACATTGTCGGTCTGCTCTTGATGTTCGCCGTGCTGATCGTCAGGCCGCACGGCCTGTTCGGCAAACCGGAGCGGGCATGA
- a CDS encoding branched-chain amino acid ABC transporter permease, whose translation MSYLIWALLILAPLLLAGLSQAGGAVAGRGPQRTMWLWIAGVVGFAALMIAPHLVTYSQQELLVFLVINILIVASYRLLTLTGEFSLAHVVIVGVGAYGSALLTKQVGVPVPIAMLLGAAIAGLVAFILSFPLFRMKGFYFLIGSFAAGEVIRLLWKRFREPFGGPKGIKLIPEFPGFELFGIPFEFYEPVTFYYFALIIVGLSLWLLWRIENSRIGLTFHAVHWQDQLADSLGVNTRRYRTLAFVIASVFAGLAGALLAHYLGTINPNRFDVDEMVYVLIWVIVGGTATLWGPIVGLIVLTVINEVILRELNVDELRPLFYGAILILAMLFLPSGLETLPRKIKERFSRDKKAADAVELTTSQ comes from the coding sequence ATGAGCTATCTGATCTGGGCTCTCCTGATCCTCGCCCCGCTGCTGCTTGCGGGTTTGAGTCAGGCCGGCGGCGCGGTGGCGGGCCGCGGCCCGCAGCGCACGATGTGGCTTTGGATCGCCGGCGTGGTCGGCTTCGCGGCACTCATGATCGCGCCCCATCTGGTGACCTATTCCCAGCAGGAGCTGCTGGTCTTTCTGGTCATCAACATCCTGATCGTCGCCAGCTATCGGCTGCTGACCTTGACCGGCGAGTTTTCACTCGCCCATGTCGTCATCGTCGGTGTCGGTGCCTACGGCTCGGCCCTACTGACCAAGCAAGTCGGCGTTCCCGTGCCAATTGCCATGCTGCTGGGCGCGGCGATTGCCGGTCTCGTCGCGTTCATCCTGAGCTTCCCGCTGTTTCGCATGAAGGGTTTCTACTTCCTGATCGGTTCGTTCGCCGCGGGCGAGGTCATCCGGCTCTTGTGGAAGCGCTTTCGCGAGCCCTTCGGTGGGCCCAAGGGCATCAAGCTGATCCCGGAGTTCCCGGGGTTTGAACTCTTCGGCATCCCGTTTGAGTTTTATGAACCCGTCACGTTCTACTACTTCGCGCTGATTATCGTCGGACTGTCGCTGTGGCTTCTGTGGCGCATCGAAAACTCGCGCATCGGCCTCACCTTTCACGCCGTCCACTGGCAGGACCAGCTCGCCGACTCGCTGGGCGTCAACACGCGGCGTTACCGTACGCTCGCATTCGTCATCGCCTCGGTGTTCGCCGGCTTGGCGGGCGCGCTTCTGGCCCACTATCTGGGCACCATCAATCCGAACCGGTTCGACGTCGACGAAATGGTCTATGTCCTCATCTGGGTGATCGTCGGCGGCACGGCGACGCTGTGGGGTCCGATCGTCGGCCTGATCGTTCTGACCGTCATCAACGAGGTCATTCTGCGCGAGCTGAATGTTGATGAACTGCGCCCGCTGTTCTATGGCGCGATCCTGATCCTCGCCATGCTGTTCCTGCCCTCCGGCCTGGAAACCTTGCCGCGCAAGATCAAGGAGCGCTTCAGCCGAGACAAGAAAGCAGCCGATGCTGTGGAGTTGACGACATCCCAATGA
- a CDS encoding mandelate racemase/muconate lactonizing enzyme family protein has product MRITAIRTTPVNLPLEAPYIWALGEHPGFSKTIVEVETDEGLVGLGEAPSHNEAATIEGFAERLIGTDALDIAGAEARCLPEVRTSANTDDASALRAFGAIEVALWDLRGKCWNVPVSTLLGGIVRSEIPFTEYFAFRATKDGKGGEASPEAVADYCAAMHDAHGSTWFEGKISFADPALSVAVVRTLRERLGDDAMIRLDSNMAYSVPTAIRIAQEIEPLNIRNWEEPVGSFEEMAKLRRHTAIPFSAHPPDLRRAAALGSPDALVVNIAALGGIARTQRFIGAAEQMGIDVWFYSGDGGIMTAAYLHMAAALHHVREPSQSLFAWQALDVIEGGPFRQKNNVVPVPRGPGLGVTLDRDRMAHAHQQFADDGPLSYYIDPALGGRYRRLPLA; this is encoded by the coding sequence ATGAGGATCACCGCGATCCGCACCACTCCGGTCAACCTGCCGCTGGAAGCACCCTATATCTGGGCTTTGGGTGAACATCCCGGTTTCTCCAAAACCATCGTCGAGGTCGAGACCGATGAAGGCCTCGTCGGCTTGGGTGAGGCACCGTCCCACAACGAGGCCGCGACGATTGAGGGCTTCGCCGAACGCCTGATCGGCACCGACGCGCTCGACATCGCGGGCGCGGAGGCTCGCTGTTTGCCGGAGGTCAGAACCAGCGCCAACACCGATGACGCCAGTGCGCTGCGCGCGTTCGGTGCCATTGAGGTCGCGTTGTGGGACCTACGCGGCAAATGCTGGAATGTGCCGGTGTCGACCCTGCTGGGCGGGATCGTGCGCAGCGAGATCCCGTTCACCGAGTACTTCGCCTTTCGCGCCACAAAAGACGGCAAGGGCGGCGAAGCAAGCCCGGAGGCGGTCGCCGACTATTGCGCCGCCATGCACGACGCCCACGGCTCGACCTGGTTCGAAGGCAAGATCTCGTTTGCGGATCCCGCGCTGTCGGTCGCTGTCGTCAGGACATTGCGGGAGCGTCTGGGCGACGACGCCATGATCCGGCTTGATTCGAACATGGCCTATTCGGTTCCGACGGCGATCCGCATCGCGCAAGAGATCGAGCCGTTGAACATCCGTAATTGGGAAGAACCAGTCGGCAGTTTCGAGGAGATGGCGAAACTCAGACGCCACACCGCGATCCCGTTCTCGGCGCACCCGCCCGACCTGCGCCGCGCCGCCGCTCTTGGTTCCCCTGACGCGCTTGTCGTCAACATTGCCGCGCTCGGCGGTATCGCGCGAACCCAGCGCTTCATCGGCGCCGCCGAGCAGATGGGCATCGACGTGTGGTTCTACAGTGGCGACGGCGGCATCATGACGGCCGCTTATCTGCACATGGCCGCCGCGCTTCACCACGTCCGCGAGCCCAGCCAGTCGTTGTTCGCTTGGCAGGCGCTTGACGTGATAGAGGGCGGACCGTTCCGGCAGAAGAACAACGTGGTGCCGGTCCCGAGAGGCCCGGGACTGGGCGTCACCCTGGACCGCGACCGGATGGCGCACGCCCACCAGCAGTTCGCCGATGACGGTCCGCTGAGTTACTATATCGATCCCGCGCTCGGCGGACGCTATCGGCGCTTGCCGCTCGCCTGA